Below is a window of Malus domestica chromosome 13, GDT2T_hap1 DNA.
atatttatataaagTGTACAGTGCTAACGATTAAGTGGTCTACCTGATCATGTTTTAGTAAGATATTCCATGCTCTTATATCCACTAACGAACGCGTTGTTGCTTCCGGAAGGGAAATTCTATAATTCAAGTCTCCGAGGAAAATTACTCGACTGCAATATTTTTGAACCAAGCAATTAGGCACCGGTGTTGATGTATCTAATTTGCAATAGTACTTCAAAACATATTATGTATATCTGTAATTAATTAGCTAGGCTTTATATGATATTAACTTTTgactatataatatatatatatatatatatatatatatatatgagaaatGCTAATTAGGAGACTCTCAAAAGTGAGATTCTTCATGGACTTTCagtcacctcatgtttttttgcacaatgttttataatgtcgACACGGTAATTAACGTTAAGATGTGAAGTGTTAGAAAATTCATAAAGAATCTCACTTTTAAGAGAGTCCCTTGACtctcatatatacatatatgaagtcaatgttttaaaaaacccaTAGTTTGAATGACATGATCATATGACTAATAGACCATTTACTGTTTACTGGTATAGAGAAGTCAAGCTTTTCATGTGGTTAACATAATTAGTCCAACATGGCcatataaaatttggttaacaATTACTTAATtgtaaataatattatatagAAGAAGACAAGTAGTAATAAAGATCAACAACACTACAGGTTTGTCGGCTCTATTAATTAGTTATTTGTCACGacaattaaaagaagaaaaataaacaataatGGTGATAagccttaaatatatatatatattgtacttGTCCAATTGTGTTATTTTCATGCTACGTACATATATAGTGAAAAATAGATTGATTGATTAATgagattaattatatattatgtataataAACTAATGCAATAACGAACTGGTTTGGGCGGTTTCAAAGTTTAGTTAACATACTCATGATCTAAGATCCTTCGTGGCAAATCAAGCAAAGGGCCTCTGGGAAAACTTGTTCTGGAAAATATATCGGATATGTTAGAATTCCTCAGTTTCTCATCTCCTTCTCTACCCCCTGAAGCTAGATGAGTGCACACGAAGCAGAAGCTTGTTTCATGTAATCGAAATCTAACAGAAACCGAACCCTGCATGCATACCATAATTTTAATTAAGATAAAAAAGTAATGTACCTTtgatcattattattatttagatcATGTATAACCTCAGGCTCTGGAATATCGATCATGAGGCTACAATATTACAAAATATCAATATTCTGCCACTAAAGAGTCTTTAAATTAAATTCAGCAGTTGTCTCTGtgtattgtaatttttttcaaagcataaagTATGTAATAATATTAAGTCCACGTACCTTATTTCCTAGGCATCCCATGATCCCACAGCCAACACAGGAGACACTTGGATTCCGAATAAATGGACGAAGATCACTTCGAATCCAAACTGATATTAGTATCCCCACCATTTGCTTACTTACAATACAGTGGAAGTCTGGTGGTTTATTAATATTGTTGTGTCTTTTCTTGTTTAAAGCTTCTCTGATCAAGGAATTCCATTTCATGCAGATCTTACTATTCTCAGATCCTAGAACATTGGAGGCTTTCAGAGGAACGATTTCTTGAAACCTGAACAACATGAAATTAACATATGCATCGTGAGTAATTAcaagttttagtttttttttcttttcttttctaatttaGTATGGAATTATGTACGTACCCAAGAACATAGATGTCAGAGGATGTGTCAATCCAATCCTCCATATTCATATCTTCTTGTGGTTCCACCCCGCCAACATTCCATGTACTAACAAAAACCCTAGATGAAGAGAAAACAAAACCATACGTATGAGATGTATAAAAAtacattttatgaaaaaaaaagatacgTATTAATTGGAGTATTAATCATGGTGGACCAGGGAAATGAAATTTCGGGATCGAGTTGGTATATAAATACATACTTGTACTTGTGTGTGTTAGTGTCCTTGTGATGATTGACGACGGTAGAGGTAAGGTTTGAAGACGGTTGATCAACACTTGGTGTTTCCAGTATTAATTCCTCCGAGACCTCGTTGCTTGGAAAATCTGCTACAAAGTTGTTGCTTCCCAATTGCTTTCTCAGAATCTTGTTTGCCACTAATCTAGGCCACATCACCTGATCAAGGGAAACataaatattaatattgttaTAAGCATTTTTATGCATGTATATatgtctgtgcgtgtgtgtgtgtgtgtgtgtgtgtgtgtgtgtgtgtatacatacaTGTATATAGATATGGAGGAGGAAAAATATCAACGGGATGCCTAAAAGGTAGAGACGAAGGTGCTCACTTCTCCTGGCTTTCTAGCCATGgacagagagaaagaggggaAGAGTTGAAGTATTTGATGCTAGAGAGGGAAGGAGAAAGGTCGGATAGACGATGATAAAACagataaaaattaaagaaatgcAGAGAGATAATCATGCATGCCGCACTGCAAGTTGGGGTGATTTGGAGGAGTTGCTCTTAACTAAAGCGACGTGGATGGTTTCAAGGATAGAAAATGCAGCAACCGTTAAAAAGAAGTGGCTGCATtgcttgtatatatatatatatattcgttgAGAGTtctcaaaaaaatatatatatatatatatatattcgttgagagagagggagagagagagagagtaaggaGAAAACACGGGTCTCTGCAGGCATGAATTTTTTCTGTTTCCTTACGGCATAACTTGAAGGATATGATATGCTTTTACAGAATTGTTTAAGCAAGGGGTGCATGCAAGTGGGCGTGCTCCATCATCAACCACATTATATAAAAACAGATGAGCAtcagtataaaaaaaaacctaattttttttgtaacgtGTCAACCGCTTACAGGTGATCAAAATGTCCTTACGTCGTCGATGCCACCTCCTACTCCAACTCTGAAATTACCTTGCAGTCATCACTCTCTAGGCTCTATATTGGTTTCTCATCCCGATCATC
It encodes the following:
- the LOC103414365 gene encoding type IV inositol polyphosphate 5-phosphatase 9 isoform X2, giving the protein MARKPGEVMWPRLVANKILRKQLGSNNFVADFPSNEVSEELILETPSVDQPSSNLTSTVVNHHKDTNTHKYKVFVSTWNVGGVEPQEDMNMEDWIDTSSDIYVLGFQEIVPLKASNVLGSENSKICMKWNSLIREALNKKRHNNINKPPDFHCIVSKQMVGILISVWIRSDLRPFIRNPSVSCVGCGIMGCLGNKGSVSVRFRLHETSFCFVCTHLASGGREGDEKLRNSNISDIFSRTSFPRGPLLDLPRRILDHDRVIFLGDLNYRISLPEATTRSLVDIRAWNILLKHDQLKEGQVLEGWNEGAVEFAPTYKYCPNSDVYYGCPPGKKGEKRRAPAWCDRIIWRGEGLKQHVYNRGESKLSDHRPVNAIFTAEVGVLRTLRGYHSFFVSDRLDGVSSKFQVSSTHNFVWKGRSTSWKL
- the LOC103414365 gene encoding type IV inositol polyphosphate 5-phosphatase 9 isoform X3 translates to MWPRLVANKILRKQLGSNNFVADFPSNEVSEELILETPSVDQPSSNLTSTVVNHHKDTNTHKYKVFVSTWNVGGVEPQEDMNMEDWIDTSSDIYVLGFQEIVPLKASNVLGSENSKICMKWNSLIREALNKKRHNNINKPPDFHCIVSKQMVGILISVWIRSDLRPFIRNPSVSCVGCGIMGCLGNKGSVSVRFRLHETSFCFVCTHLASGGREGDEKLRNSNISDIFSRTSFPRGPLLDLPRRILDHDRVIFLGDLNYRISLPEATTRSLVDIRAWNILLKHDQLMMQLKEGQVLEGWNEGAVEFAPTYKYCPNSDVYYGCPPGKKGEKRRAPAWCDRIIWRGEGLKQHVYNRGESKLSDHRPVNAIFTAEVGVLRTLRGYHSFFVSDRLDGVSSKFQVSSTHNFVWKGRSTSWKL
- the LOC103414365 gene encoding type IV inositol polyphosphate 5-phosphatase 9 isoform X1, which encodes MARKPGEVMWPRLVANKILRKQLGSNNFVADFPSNEVSEELILETPSVDQPSSNLTSTVVNHHKDTNTHKYKVFVSTWNVGGVEPQEDMNMEDWIDTSSDIYVLGFQEIVPLKASNVLGSENSKICMKWNSLIREALNKKRHNNINKPPDFHCIVSKQMVGILISVWIRSDLRPFIRNPSVSCVGCGIMGCLGNKGSVSVRFRLHETSFCFVCTHLASGGREGDEKLRNSNISDIFSRTSFPRGPLLDLPRRILDHDRVIFLGDLNYRISLPEATTRSLVDIRAWNILLKHDQLMMQLKEGQVLEGWNEGAVEFAPTYKYCPNSDVYYGCPPGKKGEKRRAPAWCDRIIWRGEGLKQHVYNRGESKLSDHRPVNAIFTAEVGVLRTLRGYHSFFVSDRLDGVSSKFQVSSTHNFVWKGRSTSWKL